Proteins from a genomic interval of Trifolium pratense cultivar HEN17-A07 linkage group LG6, ARS_RC_1.1, whole genome shotgun sequence:
- the LOC123891022 gene encoding DEAD-box ATP-dependent RNA helicase 3, chloroplastic, which yields MASITVIGASSAYKHPSLEPHKKKLSSISTSSVKFHSLDSNKSRHVTNTLLRHNNRLANFNSSSSSDRFIPSAVATPNSSSSSLLSDEAFQGLGGPRSFDGDDEEDDDFPSRTASISSDELDISKLDLPSQLVDSLRKRGITELFPIQRAVLVPALQGRDIIARAKTGTGKTLAFGIPIINGLDDGEDSGPYSSSRRLPRALVLAPTRELAKQVEKEIKESAPYLKTVCVYGGVSYVTQQSALSRGVDVVVGTPGRLIDLINGNTLRLNEVEYLVLDEADQMLAVGFEEDVEVILEKLPPKRQSMLFSATMPTWVKKLARKYLNNPLTIDLVGDEEEKLAEGIKLYALSATATSKRTILSDLITVYAKGGKTIVFTQTKRDADEVSLALTNSITSEALHGDISQHQRERTLNGFRQGKFTVLVATDVASRGLDIPNVDLIIHYELPNDPETFVHRSGRTGRAGKLGTAILMYTGSQRRTVRSLERDVGCKFEFVNAPSMEDVLEASAEQAVVTLDRVHPESIAFFTPTAEKLIEEKGTTALAAALAQLSGFAQPPSSRSLITHEQGWVTLQLTRDSENSQRYFSVRSVTGFLNDVYSKAADEVGKIHLIADERVQGAVFDLPEDIGKELLEKDVPPGNTISKVTKLPALQDDGPASDFYGKFSDRERSNRRGSRDGRGGFRSSRGWDGGRGQGRGSDDDFGDSSRRGGRSYKSGNSWSKPERSSRDDWLIGGRQSSRSPSSPNRSFDGACFNCGESGHRASDCPTKRGGGGFY from the exons ATGGCTTCCATCACTGTAATCGGCGCTTCCTCTGCATACAAACATCCCTCTCTCGAACCACACAAGAAAAAACTATCATCCATTTCCACTTCCTCAGTTAAATTCCACTCTCTCGACTCCAACAAATCCCGCCACGTCACCAACACTCTCCTCAGACATAACAACCGTCTCGCCAATTTcaactcctcctcctcctccgatAGGTTTATTCCTTCTGCTGTTGCTACTCCAaattcttcctcttcttcactTCTCAGTGATGAAGCATTTCAAGGATTAGGAGGACCTAGAAGCTTCGacggtgatgatgaagaagatgatgatttcCCTTCACGAACTGCTTCTATTAGCTCCGATGAACTTGACATTTCTAAACTCGATTTGCCTTCGCAACTTGTGGATTCACTTCGTAAACGTGGGATTACTGAGCTTTTTCCTATTCAG AGAGCTGTGTTAGTTCCTGCACTACAAGGTAGAGATATCATTGCTCGTGCAAAGACTGGAACAGGGAAAACATTGGCTTTTGGAATTCCTATTATTAATGGTCTCGATGATGGTGAAGATTCGGGTCCTTACAGCAGTAGCAG GCGTCTTCCTAGAGCCTTGGTCCTTGCACCTACCAGGGAGTTAGCAAAGCAAGTGGAGAAGGAGATAAAAGAATCTGCGCCTTATCTCAAAACAGTTTGTGTTTATGGAGGTGTTTCTTATGTTACTCAACAGAGTGCACTTTCACGTGGTGTTGATGTGGTTGTTGGAACTCCCGGCAGGCTGATTGACCTCATCAATGGGAACACACTTAGGTTGAATGAAGTTGAGTATTTGGTACTCGACGAAGCTGATCAGATGCTTGCTGTTGGGTTTGAGGAGGACGTGGAAGTCATTTTGGAAAAGCTTCCACCTAAGAGACAAAGCATGCTTTTTTCTGCAACCATGCCTACTTGGGTCAAAAAATTGGCCAGGAAATATTTGAACAATCCATTGACTATTGATTTG gTTGGCGATGAAGAAGAAAAGCTTGCTGAAGGGATAAAACTTTATGCTTTGTCAGCCACTGCCACTTCAAAGCGAACAATTCTTTCTGATCTTATTACC GTTTATGCAAAGGGTGGGAAGACTATAGTTTTTACACAGACAAAAAGAGATGCTGATGAAGTATCGTTGGCATTAACAAATAGTATCACATCTGAGGCACTGCATGGCGATATATCTCAGCACCAGAGAGAGAGAACATTGAATGGTTTCAGACAAGGAAAATTTACAGTGCTTGTTGCCACTGATGTTGCATCTCGTGGACTTGATATTCCCAATGTTGATTTG ATTATCCATTATGAGCTTCCAAATGATCCCGAGACTTTTGTACATCGTTCTGGTCGTACTGGCCGTGCAGGAAAGCTAGGTACAGCCATTCTGATGTACACGGGTAGCCAGAGGAGAACAGTTAGATCCCTTGAGCGTGATGTAGGatgcaaatttgaatttgttaaCGCACCGtctatggaagatgttttggaGGCATCCGCTGAGCAAGCTGTTGTCACACTTGATAGAGTTCATCCCGAGTCTATTGCATTTTTCACTCCAACTGCAGAGAaactgattgaagaaaaaggaACAACTGCCCTTGCAGCTGCACTGGCACAACTGAGCGGATTCGCCCAACCTCCGTCTTCCCGGTCTCTTATCACCCATGAACAG GGATGGGTTACATTGCAATTAACTCGAGATTCAGAAAATTCTCAAAGATATTTTTCAGTAAGATCAGTCACCGGGTTTCTTAATGATGTATATTCCAAAGCGGCCGATGAAGTTggaaaaatacatttaattgcAGATGAAAGG GTTCAAGGAGCCGTTTTTGATCTTCCAGAGGACATTGGTAAAGAGTTACTTGAGAAGGATGTACCACCTGGAAACACCATTTCCAAAGTCACTAAG TTGCCTGCTTTGCAAGATGACGGGCCTGCAAGTGATTTCTATGGGAAGTTTTCCGATAGAGAACGAAGTAACCGCAGAGGTTCTAGAGATGGGAGAGGAGGTTTTAGATCCTCACGGGGATGGGATGGAGGCCGAGGCCAAGGCCGAGGCTCTGATGATGATTTTGGTGACTCTTCTAGGAGGGGTGGCAGAAGTTATAAAAGTGGCAACAGCTGGTCCAAACCAGAAAGAAGCAGCCGGGATGATTGGCTAATTGGAGGCAGACAATCAAGCAGGTCTCCGTCATCACCGAACAG AAGCTTTGATGGGGCCTGTTTTAATTGTGGGGAATCCGGGCATCGAGCATCGGATTGTCCAACCAAGCGAGGCGGCGGCGGCTTTTATTAA